The following are from one region of the Cyanobium gracile PCC 6307 genome:
- a CDS encoding GtrA family protein, translating to MAPGLGRKRRFLMVGSLNVLLTNLMLQGLLLILPIGLATLLSQGLNMALGYYLYGKGVFQVSGFTLRSAVSYAFMALFLWWLNWYGISLMAGHGISKNLAALLMIPILPVISYLIQKHLVFSS from the coding sequence ATGGCCCCGGGTCTGGGCCGCAAGCGCCGATTCCTGATGGTTGGCTCCCTGAACGTGTTGCTGACCAACCTTATGTTGCAGGGGCTGTTGCTGATCCTGCCCATCGGCCTGGCCACCCTGCTCAGTCAGGGGTTGAACATGGCCTTGGGTTACTATCTCTATGGGAAGGGGGTGTTTCAGGTGTCCGGTTTCACGCTCCGTTCAGCTGTTAGCTATGCCTTCATGGCCCTGTTCCTCTGGTGGCTGAACTGGTATGGAATCTCCCTGATGGCTGGCCATGGAATCAGCAAGAACCTTGCGGCCCTGCTCATGATACCCATTTTGCCGGTGATTTCGTACCTGATCCAGAAGCATCTCGTTTTTTCCTCTTAG